From a region of the Roseivirga sp. 4D4 genome:
- a CDS encoding ABC transporter permease, which yields MLKSYLKTTLRTIKRSPLSSFINIFGLAMALGVAIMVYAFVDMEYTTDQFHENKDEIYMATSFLNRSGQEAQYGITPAPFAQILMNDFPQIKRVIRVERKGGVLKSGGNVFNENFSFVDPEYLDMFTFPLKWGDKSALNEPNKIILSENTSIKYFGDENPLGESMTFEFGSQRYTFEVAGVAKKFPYKRSMSFSVLVNFDQLKQVDPNVDLNDWARFLDATFIQVDDHSAISNITDNVQQYVALQNEVRKDYPATAFRFFAWNDLYLKGDDMRNTITGSTDGVGSLVLSIIAGFILVLAIFNYINIAIVSATKRLKEIGVRKVMGSTRKSLVFQFLSENVFLTLVALVFGFILGVTVLIPGFDQMFDIGMDFDIAQPSLWVFLLVLVVFTGLASGAYPALYISNFSAVHIFRGRLKFGGKNKMTKVFLTFQYILACIAVVGGIMFTQNTAFQKSQDWGYNEDATISANVFPATEAMRLMAAMESNANIESIAPSKHHLSRRATRMEIQILEEDLDILTLEVGPEYIETMELEVIEGRSFEKGREADFQNVLVNERMARVINPEGALGERFKSDTLSYAVIGIIKDFHQENFSEEIEPMIIKLSPEDEYTFVSMRVKPGTLVATYEALEDKWAELFPEKPFGGFYQEATLENYFREIDGHGKLMRIVASMCIILSCLGLYGLVSLNVASRTKEFSIRKALGAGLKNLAFVINKQFVIFLSVALVLGLPISYLLMSTLFETVYEVHKPITVIPFAIAFVIVVIMVLTTISSQVRKVMTTAPTEGLRSE from the coding sequence ATGCTAAAATCTTACCTCAAAACTACTTTGCGGACCATTAAACGTAGTCCGCTTTCTTCGTTCATCAATATTTTCGGGTTGGCCATGGCTTTGGGCGTGGCTATTATGGTTTACGCTTTTGTAGACATGGAATACACTACTGATCAATTCCATGAGAACAAAGATGAAATCTACATGGCCACCTCATTTCTCAACAGAAGTGGCCAGGAAGCTCAGTATGGCATTACACCTGCCCCTTTTGCCCAAATACTGATGAATGATTTTCCGCAGATTAAGCGAGTCATTCGGGTAGAAAGAAAAGGTGGTGTGCTAAAAAGTGGCGGCAATGTATTCAATGAGAACTTTAGTTTCGTTGATCCAGAATATCTGGACATGTTCACTTTCCCTCTCAAATGGGGGGATAAATCTGCGCTGAATGAGCCCAATAAAATAATCCTCAGTGAGAATACTTCCATAAAGTACTTTGGAGATGAAAACCCACTGGGCGAATCGATGACCTTCGAATTCGGATCTCAAAGATACACCTTCGAAGTAGCCGGAGTTGCCAAAAAATTCCCTTACAAACGTAGTATGTCCTTCAGCGTCTTGGTCAACTTCGATCAGCTCAAGCAGGTAGACCCCAATGTGGACCTTAATGATTGGGCAAGATTTTTAGATGCAACCTTCATTCAGGTTGACGATCATTCGGCAATTAGCAATATTACAGATAATGTTCAGCAATACGTGGCACTGCAGAACGAAGTAAGAAAAGATTATCCGGCCACGGCCTTCCGATTTTTTGCATGGAATGATCTTTACCTCAAAGGTGATGATATGCGAAATACCATTACCGGAAGTACCGATGGCGTAGGAAGTTTGGTGCTATCAATTATCGCAGGCTTCATACTTGTATTGGCCATTTTCAACTACATCAACATTGCGATCGTTTCGGCTACCAAGCGACTCAAAGAGATTGGTGTACGTAAGGTCATGGGCAGTACGCGTAAGTCTTTGGTCTTCCAGTTTCTTTCCGAAAATGTATTCCTGACGCTTGTCGCTCTAGTCTTTGGATTCATACTTGGAGTTACTGTCTTGATACCAGGGTTCGACCAAATGTTTGACATTGGAATGGACTTCGACATTGCACAACCATCACTTTGGGTTTTCCTTTTGGTTCTGGTTGTTTTTACTGGGCTCGCTTCTGGTGCTTACCCTGCCCTCTATATCTCTAATTTCAGTGCAGTACACATCTTCAGAGGGCGATTGAAGTTTGGTGGGAAAAACAAGATGACTAAGGTATTTCTAACTTTCCAATACATACTAGCCTGTATTGCGGTGGTTGGCGGCATCATGTTTACTCAGAATACAGCATTCCAGAAAAGTCAAGATTGGGGTTATAATGAAGATGCTACCATAAGTGCCAATGTCTTCCCTGCCACTGAAGCTATGAGGCTCATGGCGGCAATGGAATCAAATGCAAATATTGAGTCTATCGCTCCATCGAAACATCACCTCAGTAGACGCGCTACCAGAATGGAGATCCAAATTCTTGAAGAAGACTTGGACATCCTAACACTGGAAGTGGGACCAGAATATATCGAAACAATGGAGTTGGAAGTTATCGAAGGCAGATCTTTTGAAAAGGGACGCGAGGCAGACTTTCAAAATGTATTGGTCAATGAGAGAATGGCCAGGGTGATAAACCCAGAAGGTGCTCTTGGAGAACGTTTCAAGTCAGATACATTGAGTTACGCGGTTATCGGCATTATCAAAGACTTTCACCAAGAAAACTTCTCCGAAGAAATCGAGCCAATGATCATCAAACTCAGTCCGGAGGACGAATACACCTTTGTTTCCATGAGAGTAAAGCCTGGGACCTTAGTTGCGACTTATGAAGCCCTGGAAGACAAGTGGGCAGAGCTATTTCCAGAAAAGCCCTTTGGTGGATTCTATCAAGAGGCTACACTTGAAAACTACTTCCGTGAAATTGACGGGCACGGCAAACTCATGCGAATTGTTGCCTCGATGTGCATCATCCTATCATGTCTAGGGTTATATGGGCTGGTTTCACTCAATGTAGCAAGCCGAACCAAGGAATTTAGTATTAGAAAAGCACTTGGAGCTGGACTTAAAAACTTGGCCTTTGTAATCAATAAACAGTTTGTGATATTTCTATCAGTAGCCCTTGTATTAGGTTTGCCGATCAGTTACTTACTAATGAGTACACTTTTTGAAACAGTTTATGAAGTTCATAAGCCGATCACTGTTATCCCATTTGCTATTGCTTTTGTAATAGTAGTAATCATGGTTTTAACCACCATTTCTTCACAGGTTCGTAAGGTAATGACCACCGCTCCTACAGAGGGACTTAGAAGTGAATAG
- a CDS encoding D-glycero-alpha-D-manno-heptose-1,7-bisphosphate 7-phosphatase: MKKAVFLDRDGVLNEELGYQVTSMADFEIKEGVTEGLKMLKEADFLLIVVTNQSGIAKGTYDSTFVMDCHQKIQDASNGALDDIYFAPGYDSVSKSLSRKPGSLMFERAIAKHDIDVNRSWMIGDRESDMIPAKKVGLKTIQIALDEPSPLADHVAENFLQAVESVLKA, from the coding sequence ATGAAAAAAGCTGTATTTCTAGATAGGGATGGGGTGCTTAATGAAGAATTGGGTTATCAGGTCACCTCTATGGCAGATTTCGAAATCAAAGAAGGTGTTACCGAAGGCTTGAAAATGCTGAAGGAAGCTGACTTTTTATTGATTGTAGTAACCAATCAAAGTGGTATAGCTAAGGGTACTTATGACAGCACTTTTGTGATGGACTGTCACCAAAAGATTCAAGATGCTTCCAACGGTGCTTTAGACGATATATACTTCGCTCCAGGCTATGATTCAGTCAGTAAGTCTTTGTCCAGAAAGCCAGGGTCATTGATGTTTGAAAGAGCCATTGCCAAACATGACATTGATGTAAACAGATCATGGATGATAGGTGACCGCGAAAGCGATATGATTCCAGCAAAGAAGGTCGGCTTGAAAACTATTCAAATTGCCTTAGATGAGCCTTCCCCGTTGGCCGATCATGTAGCAGAGAATTTTCTTCAGGCCGTGGAGTCTGTCCTTAAAGCATAA
- a CDS encoding polyprenol monophosphomannose synthase: MSDSLVIIPTYNEKENIEEMIEAVMSQPSGFDLLIVDDGSPDGTGALVKTKMEAHPDRIFIEERSGKLGLGTAYIHGFRWALKRNYQYIFEMDADFSHNPEDLNRLYSACKKDGNDMAIGSRYVTGVNVVNWPMSRVMLSYFASHYVRIVTGMPINDTTAGFKCYHRSVLETIELDKVRFMGYAFQIEMKFLTWKYGFKIKEVPIIFTDRTRGTSKMSGGIIKEAVIGVMQIKIGSLFRSYRRDMEATPELVEANSLDRANS, from the coding sequence ATGAGTGATAGCCTAGTTATTATACCGACCTATAACGAAAAGGAGAACATCGAAGAGATGATCGAGGCAGTTATGTCTCAACCCTCGGGCTTCGATTTGCTCATTGTTGATGACGGTTCACCTGATGGCACTGGCGCGCTCGTGAAGACAAAAATGGAAGCGCACCCTGATCGTATCTTCATTGAAGAACGTTCTGGAAAACTAGGACTCGGTACCGCTTATATCCATGGCTTTCGCTGGGCTTTGAAAAGAAACTATCAGTACATTTTTGAAATGGATGCTGACTTTTCGCATAACCCTGAAGATCTTAACAGACTCTATTCTGCTTGTAAAAAAGATGGCAACGACATGGCCATAGGCTCCAGGTATGTAACAGGAGTTAACGTGGTCAATTGGCCCATGAGCAGGGTAATGCTTTCTTACTTTGCCAGCCATTATGTAAGAATAGTAACCGGGATGCCAATTAATGATACAACGGCTGGTTTCAAATGCTACCACAGAAGTGTTTTGGAAACGATCGAGCTGGACAAAGTCAGATTTATGGGCTATGCCTTCCAGATTGAAATGAAATTCCTCACCTGGAAGTATGGCTTCAAAATTAAAGAAGTGCCGATCATCTTTACGGACCGCACCAGAGGCACATCAAAAATGAGTGGAGGCATTATCAAAGAGGCCGTCATTGGAGTGATGCAAATCAAAATTGGAAGTCTTTTCCGTTCATACAGAAGAGATATGGAGGCAACTCCGGAATTAGTCGAAGCGAATAGCCTTGACAGGGCTAATTCTTGA
- a CDS encoding FtsX-like permease family protein: MNLPYFISKRINTTDKGSFSSIIHRVAIASVALGIAIMVISFQVLGGFQNNIKDKIFTFSGHIQIKKFSLNNSYEEEPIIVTEERMEMLKNDPYVKHIQEFAHKPGLINRDGENFGLVFKGIGDSFDREAFSDYMVAGEIPVFDSTELVTNTVMLSQRMADRMNVELGDRLVTVFIMDPPRRRSMYVTGIFNTGLDNFDEQIVIGDINMIRSLNDWTADQVGGYEVFVNDIDRLDEADDSIVQKISVEHYTEKVSEKFVQIFDWLGLLSQNVYILITLILFVACFNMVSVLFILIMERTQMIGSFKAFGATNRLIRRIFAYNGVRLVIKGLLLGNVIAIGFGVLQYYFELIPLEPSTYYMDHVPIDWNWFSTIGINLLTLVIVGMVLIIPTAVISRISPVKAIRFD; the protein is encoded by the coding sequence TTGAACCTCCCTTATTTCATTTCTAAAAGAATCAATACTACAGATAAGGGTAGTTTCTCCTCTATTATCCATCGGGTAGCGATTGCAAGTGTTGCACTGGGCATTGCGATTATGGTCATTTCATTTCAGGTCTTAGGTGGTTTTCAGAATAACATCAAGGATAAGATATTCACTTTTTCGGGACACATTCAGATCAAGAAGTTTTCTCTTAACAACTCTTATGAGGAGGAGCCGATCATTGTAACAGAAGAGCGAATGGAAATGCTAAAAAATGACCCTTATGTCAAGCATATCCAGGAGTTTGCGCATAAACCGGGTCTGATTAATCGAGATGGAGAAAATTTTGGACTAGTCTTCAAAGGAATTGGTGATTCATTTGACCGCGAAGCCTTCAGCGACTATATGGTGGCAGGAGAGATTCCAGTCTTCGATTCTACGGAGTTGGTCACCAATACCGTAATGCTGAGTCAACGGATGGCTGATAGAATGAATGTGGAATTGGGCGATCGCTTGGTTACCGTATTTATCATGGACCCTCCAAGAAGGAGGAGTATGTATGTGACGGGTATATTCAATACGGGGCTTGACAATTTCGATGAACAGATTGTCATTGGTGATATCAATATGATCCGAAGCCTCAATGACTGGACTGCCGATCAGGTAGGCGGGTACGAAGTTTTCGTCAATGATATCGATCGTCTGGACGAAGCGGATGATTCAATTGTTCAGAAAATCAGTGTGGAGCATTATACCGAAAAGGTGAGTGAGAAATTCGTCCAAATTTTTGATTGGTTAGGCTTGCTATCTCAAAACGTCTATATCCTCATTACCCTGATCTTGTTTGTCGCTTGCTTCAATATGGTTTCAGTACTTTTTATTCTAATCATGGAGAGGACTCAGATGATTGGTTCCTTTAAAGCCTTCGGGGCAACGAATCGTTTAATCAGAAGAATATTCGCTTACAATGGAGTCAGGTTGGTGATTAAGGGCTTATTGTTGGGTAACGTGATTGCCATTGGCTTTGGAGTCTTACAGTATTATTTTGAGTTGATCCCTCTAGAGCCTTCTACTTATTATATGGATCATGTGCCGATCGACTGGAACTGGTTCAGTACAATAGGTATTAACCTGTTGACTTTGGTAATTGTAGGAATGGTCTTGATTATTCCGACAGCCGTGATTTCAAGAATTAGCCCTGTCAAGGCTATTCGCTTCGACTAA
- a CDS encoding exo-beta-N-acetylmuramidase NamZ domain-containing protein — protein MIRLLLALCIFSVFACSNAQELQLGAERVDEYLPALEGKRVALVVNQTSVINNTHLVDTLLSRGVNVVKVMAPEHGFRGEAPDGAKIDDAKDEKTGLPIISIYGRTKKPSPEMLEDVDVLIFDIQDVGVRFYTFISTMHYVMEAAAENGKEVIVLDRPNPNGMYIDGPVKDDDIKGFVAMHPIPIVHGLTVAELAQMINGEGWLENGVQSKLRVIPMKGWDHNSTYSLPIKPSPNLPTDNAIALYPTLGFFEGSVVSVGRGTDFPFEVIGHPDYSKGTFSFTPQPNAGSKYPPMEGKLCLGQYFGDTEAPHELTLKYLLDYHADIKDDTTFFRSYIDLLSGTKDFRKQVEAGWSEEEIKATWQPKLEAYKAMRKKYLLYPDFEE, from the coding sequence ATGATTCGACTACTGCTCGCCCTGTGCATTTTTTCTGTTTTTGCCTGTTCCAATGCGCAAGAACTCCAGCTTGGTGCAGAAAGAGTGGACGAATACCTGCCTGCTCTGGAAGGCAAAAGAGTTGCGCTAGTTGTTAATCAAACTTCAGTCATCAACAACACTCATTTGGTAGACACGCTGCTCTCAAGGGGTGTTAATGTTGTCAAAGTCATGGCTCCGGAGCACGGTTTTCGTGGAGAGGCTCCAGATGGTGCTAAAATCGATGATGCTAAGGATGAGAAAACCGGCCTGCCGATCATTTCCATTTATGGCCGTACGAAAAAGCCAAGCCCTGAAATGTTGGAAGATGTAGACGTCTTAATCTTTGACATTCAAGATGTGGGCGTTCGGTTTTATACTTTTATCAGCACCATGCACTATGTAATGGAAGCGGCTGCCGAGAATGGTAAAGAAGTCATTGTTCTGGATCGCCCAAACCCTAACGGCATGTACATTGACGGGCCTGTGAAAGATGACGATATCAAAGGTTTTGTCGCTATGCATCCCATACCCATTGTCCATGGTTTGACTGTGGCAGAATTGGCACAAATGATTAACGGTGAAGGTTGGCTGGAAAACGGAGTTCAAAGTAAGCTCAGGGTAATTCCTATGAAGGGATGGGATCATAACTCGACATACAGCTTACCGATTAAACCATCCCCTAATTTGCCAACCGACAATGCGATTGCACTCTACCCAACGCTTGGATTCTTTGAAGGCTCGGTTGTTAGTGTGGGTAGAGGAACCGACTTTCCATTTGAAGTAATTGGGCACCCTGACTATTCCAAAGGAACCTTTAGTTTTACACCTCAACCCAATGCAGGTTCGAAATACCCACCCATGGAAGGCAAACTTTGCCTCGGACAATATTTTGGAGATACGGAGGCACCTCATGAGTTGACGCTGAAGTATCTATTGGATTATCATGCTGACATCAAGGATGACACCACCTTCTTTCGGTCTTATATTGACTTACTCTCTGGCACTAAAGATTTTCGAAAGCAGGTAGAAGCAGGTTGGTCTGAAGAAGAGATTAAAGCCACATGGCAGCCTAAGCTTGAGGCTTATAAAGCCATGCGCAAGAAGTATTTACTTTACCCTGATTTTGAAGAATAA
- the fmt gene encoding methionyl-tRNA formyltransferase — MTDLRIIYMGTPEFAVPSLQILVENGYNVVAVITAPDRPKGRGQKLATTPVKDYAVAQGIPVLQPTNLKSPEFLEELKSYNANLQIVVAFRMLPVAVWDMPEIGTFNLHGSLLPQYRGAAPINWAIINGEKETGVTTFFLKHEIDTGNIIFQDREPIEEDDTVGDLYGRLMEKGAKLVLKTVRAIESGDYPQEPQDTSQEIKHAPKIFKETCEIDWTKSSEEVYNFIRGLSPYPAAWTHLNGKKFKIFGAKKLDFTSVGEEPGDYETDNKSYLHIQTGGNAIAITQLQMEGKKRMDIKSFLLGNTL; from the coding sequence ATGACTGATCTAAGAATCATATATATGGGCACACCAGAGTTTGCAGTACCAAGCCTGCAAATACTGGTAGAAAACGGTTACAATGTAGTAGCTGTAATCACTGCGCCAGACCGTCCCAAAGGTCGGGGTCAAAAGTTAGCAACGACTCCAGTGAAGGACTACGCTGTCGCTCAAGGAATCCCTGTGCTTCAACCTACCAACCTTAAGTCGCCAGAATTTCTAGAGGAGTTGAAAAGCTATAATGCTAATCTACAGATTGTGGTGGCCTTTAGAATGCTTCCTGTAGCTGTCTGGGACATGCCTGAAATAGGCACTTTCAACCTGCATGGCTCCCTGCTTCCACAATATAGAGGTGCTGCCCCGATCAATTGGGCCATTATCAATGGCGAAAAGGAAACTGGCGTAACCACTTTCTTTCTCAAGCATGAGATTGATACGGGTAATATCATTTTTCAGGATCGAGAGCCTATCGAAGAAGATGATACGGTTGGAGACTTATATGGTCGCTTAATGGAAAAGGGTGCCAAGCTGGTGCTCAAAACTGTGCGTGCCATTGAATCGGGAGATTACCCTCAAGAACCTCAGGATACAAGTCAGGAGATTAAACACGCACCTAAAATCTTTAAAGAAACCTGCGAAATTGACTGGACCAAATCTTCCGAAGAGGTTTATAATTTCATTCGTGGTTTATCGCCATATCCTGCGGCCTGGACACATCTAAATGGAAAGAAGTTCAAGATTTTTGGGGCCAAAAAATTAGACTTTACCAGCGTTGGTGAAGAGCCAGGTGACTATGAAACAGACAACAAGTCTTACTTGCATATCCAAACCGGTGGCAATGCAATAGCCATCACCCAACTACAAATGGAAGGCAAAAAACGGATGGACATCAAATCATTTTTACTAGGGAACACATTATGA